GTCCCTGTTTACGACAAGCCGATGATCTACTATCCGCTCTCCACGCTCATTCTCGCTGGCATTCGCGACATTCTCATCATCACCACTCCCCACGACGCAGATCAGTTCAAACGGCTGCTCGGCGACGGGTCGCAGTTCGGCATCAACCTCACATACGTGCAGCAGCCTTCTCCGGACGGCCTGGCGCAGGCGTTTATCCTCGGCGCGGACCACATCGGCGACGAAACGGTGGCCCTGGTCCTTGGCGACAACATCTTCTACGGCCAGGGTATGGGCACCCAACTCCGTCGCCATGCGGACATCAAGGGTGGTGCTGTCTTCGGTTACTGGGTGAATGATCCGAAGGCCTACGGTGTGGTTGAGTTCGACGACGACGGCAAAGCCCTCTCGCTCGAGGAGAAGCCTGAAAAGCCGCGTAGCCACTACGCCGTGCCCGGGCTGTATTTCTATGACAACGACGTCATCGACATTGCCCGGAACCTCAAGCCCTCCCCGCGCGGGGAGCTCGAGATCACCGATGTGAACCGCGCCTACCTGCAGCGCGGGGATCTCCAGGTGGAGATCCTCCCCCGCGGCACCGCGTGGCTGGACACCGGAACGTTCAACGACCTCAGCGACGCCTCGAACTTCATCCGTACGGTGGAAAACCGCCAGGGGTTGAAGATCGGGGCCCCCGAAGAAATCGCCTGGCGCCAGGGTTTCCTGTCCGACAACGAACTCCGCGAACGTGCAGAACCTCTGGTCAAGAGCGGCTACGGAAGCTACCTTCTGGGTCTCTTGGAGAACTAGGGCATCTCCGGCCAGCTGGCGGGACTACCGCCGTCGTATTTTCGAGTGGAGTCTCAATGAGTTGGTTTTCTACCGCGCCCGTCGTTCTGGCGTGCCTGGTTCTGCTGTTCGCCCCGGGCACTCTGCTCCTTGCCGCGCTCGGTCTGCGGCGGTGGTCGTACCTGGCTGTCGCCCCGGTCCTCACCGTCAGCCTCGTAGCAGTCACGGCCATCGCGGCGCCGTATCTGGGTATCCGCTGGTCCCCCCTTCCGGTTCTGGCATCCACCCTCCTGACGGCTGGCCTGCTGTTTGGCGTGCGACTGCTCCGGCAGCGCCGCGCCGGCTCGGGCGCTTCGCCCCGGGCGCGGTGGGCCCTTCGCAAGCCGGCGAAGGCGGACGTGGTGGCTGCGGTGGGCTTCCTCGCAGGTTCCATGGCCATCGCCTTGCAGCTCCACCAGGCGTTCGGCAGGCCGGAGAACATCTCCCAGACGTTCGATAACGTTTTTCACCTCAATGCCGTCCGGTACATCCTGGACTCCGGCAACGCGTCATCGCTGACCCTGTCCACCATGACCAGCGGAGACAGCCCGCCCTACTTCTACCCTGCCGCGTGGCACGGACTGGCGTCCCTCCTGGTGCAGGTGACCGGCGCCCAGATCAGCGTTGCCGTGAACATTCTGAACATCTGCATTGCGGCCGCTGTCTGGACCGCCGGATGCATGTTCCTGGCCCGGACGGTTATCGGACCGAACGCCTACGCCGTGGCCGCCGCGGGAGTCCTGGCTGCCGGCTTTGGGTCCTTCCCGCTGCTGCTGCTGGACTTTGGCGTGCTGTACCCGAACTTTCTTTCCGTCAGCCTGATCCCGGCTTCCCTGGCATGTGTCAGCATGTTCTTTGGCGTCAGCGACGCACCGGGACCAATGGGCATGGCCCGCTTCATTCTGGCTCCGGTGGCCGCAATTGGCGTTGCGATTGCCCATCCGAACGGGCTCATGTCCCTCCTGGCGCTCTCGATTCCCATCCTGGTGGTCTCCTTCGTCGGGTTCTCGCTGGCCAGGTACAGGAACGGCCGCGGCCACAAAGGTACCCTCCTCATGGGCACCGGTTTGCTGGGCATTCTCGGCGTTGTTGCGGTGATGTGGAAGTACATTCGTCCGCCCGCAGAGGCGGCAACCTGGCTGCCTTTCCAGACTCCAGGCCAGGCTGTCGGTGAGATCATTACCAACTCCGCCATGCATCGTCCCCCGGCCTGGGCGGTTAGCATCCTGCTGATTGCCGGTGTGGTGGTCCTGTGCCGCCGCCACAAGCGTATTTGGCTGCTCGGCTCTTTCACCGTCATCGCGGCCCTGTTCATTGTGGTCTCCGCCGGACCGAACGGCTGGCTGCGCAATACGCTGACAGGTGTCTGGTACAACGACAGTTACCGCCTGGCGGCGCTTCTGCCTGTCGCCGCCGTCCCCCTGGCAGCTGCAGGTACCGGCTGGCTTGTCGGTAAAATCCAGCGTGTCTGGGTGACGCACCGTGGCTCGGTGAGGTTCCTCCCGGAGGGGCTCCGGAAATCACGCGTCATGGTGCCCGCTGTTGTTCCGCTGGTGATCCTCGCCGCGATCCTGGTAGCCCAGACAATGCCCCTGTCCGCTTCCATCCAGTCTGCGAAGGTCAACTATTCGACCACTCCAGACTCCGCTCTGGTCAGTTCCGACGAGATGGCCCTGATCGAGGAGCTGGACAGTCTTGTCCCGGCTGATGCCACCATCGCCGTAAACCCCTGGACCGGAGGGGCAATGGCCTTCGCCATTGCCGACCGCAACACGACGTCCAAGCACACGCTCACGACGTACACGAAGGCCACGGAGCTACTGAACGACAAATTCCGGGAGGCCAGCACGGATCCTTCTGTCTGCCCCGCCGCACGTGCCGACAACGTCCGTTATGTACTCGACTTTGGAACGCGGGAAGTGCACGGCGGAAACCACGGCTTTGTTGGATTGCAGATCCCTGATGCCACGCCGGGCTTTGAACTGCTCGCCCGCCACGGGGACGCCAAGCTGTTTGAAGTGACCGCCTGCCGCTGACTCCTTAGAGGCGGAGCATCCTGGCCAGCGGCGAGGCGAGTGTCCGGGCGAAACTGTTGGTCATGTGGTTGTCCCGATAGACCAGCACATTGCCAACGACCGACGGGCAGGCCCCATGGGCGCAGAAGTAGGGGTAGAGGTCGATGACCTCCACGCCGGGCACCCTTGCGGCAGCTGCGGCCAACGGATCCTCCGGACGGTCCTCGGAGCGCTGCTGCACCGTGCAGGCCTCCGAAGCCGGACCGTTCGACTGGACGCAGTCCGGTGCCGAAAAGTCGGGATAGGGAATATCCATCACGACGGCGACCCTGATGCCGGCGTCCCGAAGCGGCTTGAGCATGGCCACATACCCGGACACGAGCGACTCCGGATCCTTCCACCCCCACTGCAGGGCGCGCCGGTATCCTGAAGGCGTCATTCCGGACACCACCACAAGATCAGGCTTTCGGTGCAGGATCCGCTCCAGCGATACCCGGTTCTGGTTGGGGCAGTTGTGGAAGACCGTGTCCGCGGATTCGGGCGGTGCGGCTGAAAAAGGGCAGCCGTTCCGGACCATGGCCTGTACGTTCCAGCCGGCCTGCTCCCCCACCAGCAGCAGTGGGTCGACCAGCTGGGCCGCATGCGAGTCTCCCACAACCATCATGGTCCGCTCCGCATCCGGGCGGCCGTAGCGGCACGCCTCATCGCCCATGGTCGACGGATCGAACGCGCCGCACTCGTTGCCGCCCGTCAGTGGCACATCCTTCATCGCCACTGCCGGGTCCGGCCGCAGCGCGAGCCCGGAGGGCACGGCCGCCGGCCGGTCCCGGTCGAGCGCCATCGCGCCCGGGTACTGGCGAATATTAAGGGCACCGTCCAGCTCCTGGGATTTGGCTTCAACGATTCCCCATGGCGCCGCCGCGGCCAGGAAGGTTGCAGCCACCAGTCCGGATGCCAGGACAAACGCGCCGCGGTGGCGGGACCGGCCGCTGGGGCCGTCTGCGGGGCGCCCGGACGGATGCCGGAATCTTTGTTCGACGAGGTAGTAGGAGGCAATCGCCGCGGCCAGGCTGATGAGTGCTATCACGGACCCATGAAGGAAGCTGGGCGCCCTGCCCAGGCGGAAGACGTAGAAGACGACCACAGGCCAGTGCCACAGGTAAAGGGAGTACGAGATGTCCCCGAGGTACTTGACCGGGCCGATAGCGAGCATCGACGACGCGCTGAAGCGCCCGGCGTCGTGCGTCTTTTTCGGTTCGGTGCCCGCCGCCAGCACCAGGACTGTTGCCGTGACGGGAATCAGCGCCACATAGCCAGGAAAATCCATGGACGTGGAGAAGGTGAAGGCGCACCAGAAGACCGCCGCCAGCCCGGCCCACCCCAGGAGCCGGCCCGTCCGCTCCCCGGGCTGCAACCGTGGCGCGGTAAGTGCCAGGATGCCGCCGAGGCCGAGTTCCCAGACGCGTGTGGTTGTGGCGAAGTACGCGACGTCATGGTCGGCTGCCGAGAAGGCGATGCTGTGCACGAATGACACGGCTGACAGTGCAGTGATCAGGTAGAGACAGGCCGTCTTCCTGGGCAGGCCGGACTTTCGGGCCCAGGCGGCCGCGGCCAGCAGGCACAGCGGCACCACAAGGTAGAACTGCTCCTCGACGGCCAGCGACCAATAGTGCTGGAC
This genomic window from Arthrobacter sp. 24S4-2 contains:
- the rfbA gene encoding glucose-1-phosphate thymidylyltransferase RfbA — encoded protein: MRGIILAGGTGSRLHPITLGISKQLVPVYDKPMIYYPLSTLILAGIRDILIITTPHDADQFKRLLGDGSQFGINLTYVQQPSPDGLAQAFILGADHIGDETVALVLGDNIFYGQGMGTQLRRHADIKGGAVFGYWVNDPKAYGVVEFDDDGKALSLEEKPEKPRSHYAVPGLYFYDNDVIDIARNLKPSPRGELEITDVNRAYLQRGDLQVEILPRGTAWLDTGTFNDLSDASNFIRTVENRQGLKIGAPEEIAWRQGFLSDNELRERAEPLVKSGYGSYLLGLLEN
- a CDS encoding DUF6541 family protein, encoding MSWFSTAPVVLACLVLLFAPGTLLLAALGLRRWSYLAVAPVLTVSLVAVTAIAAPYLGIRWSPLPVLASTLLTAGLLFGVRLLRQRRAGSGASPRARWALRKPAKADVVAAVGFLAGSMAIALQLHQAFGRPENISQTFDNVFHLNAVRYILDSGNASSLTLSTMTSGDSPPYFYPAAWHGLASLLVQVTGAQISVAVNILNICIAAAVWTAGCMFLARTVIGPNAYAVAAAGVLAAGFGSFPLLLLDFGVLYPNFLSVSLIPASLACVSMFFGVSDAPGPMGMARFILAPVAAIGVAIAHPNGLMSLLALSIPILVVSFVGFSLARYRNGRGHKGTLLMGTGLLGILGVVAVMWKYIRPPAEAATWLPFQTPGQAVGEIITNSAMHRPPAWAVSILLIAGVVVLCRRHKRIWLLGSFTVIAALFIVVSAGPNGWLRNTLTGVWYNDSYRLAALLPVAAVPLAAAGTGWLVGKIQRVWVTHRGSVRFLPEGLRKSRVMVPAVVPLVILAAILVAQTMPLSASIQSAKVNYSTTPDSALVSSDEMALIEELDSLVPADATIAVNPWTGGAMAFAIADRNTTSKHTLTTYTKATELLNDKFREASTDPSVCPAARADNVRYVLDFGTREVHGGNHGFVGLQIPDATPGFELLARHGDAKLFEVTACR
- a CDS encoding acyltransferase family protein; this encodes MSSLPAPRRDIQGLRTVAVGLVIIYHIWPQVLPGGFIGVDVFFVISGFLIVGSLVREVEATGRISVRTFYAKRIRRLLPAASLVLLATLTAMVLLLPQGRWQSVSFDVVMAALQVQNWNQAFGSGSYEGATALVSPVQHYWSLAVEEQFYLVVPLCLLAAAAWARKSGLPRKTACLYLITALSAVSFVHSIAFSAADHDVAYFATTTRVWELGLGGILALTAPRLQPGERTGRLLGWAGLAAVFWCAFTFSTSMDFPGYVALIPVTATVLVLAAGTEPKKTHDAGRFSASSMLAIGPVKYLGDISYSLYLWHWPVVVFYVFRLGRAPSFLHGSVIALISLAAAIASYYLVEQRFRHPSGRPADGPSGRSRHRGAFVLASGLVAATFLAAAAPWGIVEAKSQELDGALNIRQYPGAMALDRDRPAAVPSGLALRPDPAVAMKDVPLTGGNECGAFDPSTMGDEACRYGRPDAERTMMVVGDSHAAQLVDPLLLVGEQAGWNVQAMVRNGCPFSAAPPESADTVFHNCPNQNRVSLERILHRKPDLVVVSGMTPSGYRRALQWGWKDPESLVSGYVAMLKPLRDAGIRVAVVMDIPYPDFSAPDCVQSNGPASEACTVQQRSEDRPEDPLAAAAARVPGVEVIDLYPYFCAHGACPSVVGNVLVYRDNHMTNSFARTLASPLARMLRL